The Rugosibacter aromaticivorans region GCAACATTGAGGAGGGCGATATCACCCTTCGGGTTGGCCTTCGCACGTGCCAGCGAAGCATTCCCAGCAAGCACGCCAACAGCCGCTGCGGATAACACAAGTCCGCTCTTGCCAAGAAAATCGCGACGATTCGGTTGTACAAGTTTCTGCATTTTTGTTTCGATCAACATGGATAGCTCCTTAATGGAAGTGGGTGGAATTAGCGAGTAATGATGTCGCGATGCATAGGCGCAAGTTTCGCCAGCAATTTGTTCTGCGTATCGAAGGAAACTTGATGCTTGTCCATGGCTTTTTGCAAAGCCTCAACCAGCGCGTTGAACTGCGCCTTGTCAATATTCAGCGAGGCGTGGATAGGCTTCATCTGCGCACCAGCATATTTGCAGGGACCACCCAGGATTTCGCAGAACTGCTCGACAAGTTGCGCCTTGATGCGCGCCTGATCAAATTTTTCGAAAGAAGTACGGGTGCGTGGGTCAGCCAGCAGGTTGATCATGAAGTCGTCCACAATGTTTACCAGACCCTCCTTCTTGCCGAATTCAAAATAGAGCTGATCATTGGTGTAAGGCTGGGTATAGTCCGTGCCGACAGCGGCGTAGACGTTGAATGAAAAGACAGTACTTAGCAGTACCAAAGTAATTTTTTTCATGGCGCGGTCCCTGATTAGAAGCCAATCTGCACGGAGGCATAGGCACCCCGTTGTTTTTTGATGGTGGCAATGTCGCCAAGGTCAGCGTAAGCCATCGTCAGCGACACATTTTTGGTCGGTGCCCAGGCGACAAATACATCAAACCAGTCGTCCTCGTGCGCGAAGCTCAGGTTGTCCGGTTTAGTACGGTATTCGGCACCGATGGCCACGCTCTTGTTCACGAGCCAGGCTGCCGACACCTCAGTCTGCGCCCTGTAACCGTTGGACTTGTCACCGCCGAAGCCGAGAATGCCCATCTGGTTGGCCTTGGTCATGCGCACGGTGCCATTCAGCAGCAAATTGTGGTCAAGTATCAGCTTCGTAGCCGTCACGTAATAGTCAGTCCCTTCGTCGTCTTTCGCACCCAGCGCCCGCACTAGAGCACCACGGTTATTCTGCTTATGCTGCAAGCCGACAGAAATCTGCGGCATCCGGTTGTCTTGTTCAAGAACGCCGTCACCCGCCACGCGCACCTTGATGCCATAGACATCCTGCGTAAAAATGAAACCTTGCCCGATACCGAGCTTAGCCCCCGCAGCCAGCGTATCGAAGCGCTGTTTTGCATAGGAAAGCTCAACCCGGTCATGGATACCGACCAGTGCGCCCCAGGTATTGAGGCGGAAATCGCCCGTCTTGACCACGGTGGCGAAGGTATTGCCGCCGATTTGGTCGTCCGTGCCATAACCGCCGATAAACGCCCAGGGCGTCAGTCCACCGCCCGCTGCGCCTTCCACTTGGCTCACACCGCCGGTCAGCAGCAGTTTGTCGCCCGTATCAGCCATGGCTGATACGGATGAACCCGTTGCTACAGCCGTCAAGCCGATGACCAACAGCGACTGACCAACCTTTTTTGCCCATCTATTTTTGCGCATTTTTTTCTCCGTCAAGGATGCTTCCAAGGAGCATCATTTTTGTATACGCAGAAGTTATCGGTTTGGATGCACAGGACGAAACCGGAACAGTCGAAAGCAATGACACCTGATGGCGCTTGTTGTCCGCACTCTGGCAATTGATGTGGCCAAAAGGCTGCGCTCGAACTTGCCACTTATGTGATGACCTACTCGAGTGTGGCAATTCAATCCGAAGCAATAACGTGTCGCAACATGACACACTTGCAACACCTCAACTTCACCGTCTTACCAGCGCCGACTGTTCACAGCGCAAATGACAACGCGTCAATAGCCCAAGGCCTGTCTTCTACCTTGGCGCGAATCGACGGTGCCGCAGAAAGATAAACGATATAGGTCGAACTTGTTCAGGGATCAATTGGAACTGAAAGCTTAGCTGCCAAAATCCGTTTTGATGCCGGGCCAGGCAGCTTCTAGCGCTGTCTTGAATTCTTTCTGGATGCGCTTCAACGCTTTTTTCGCATCCGCCTCGAAGCGCAGCACCACCACTGGCGTGGTGTTCGAGGCGCGCACCAGACCGAAGCCATCGGCATATTCTGCGCGCACGCCGTCGATGGTGATCAGTTCGCGCGCGGTGGGGAAGCGCCCGCTTTTTTGCAGCCTGGCTACCAGCCTGTGCGGCTCACCTTCGTTCATCTTGATATTGATCTCGGGGGTAGACAGCGCAGTGGGTAAATGTTTTAGTGGCCAGTTCGCATCCGGCCAGCGCGAGACGATTTCGAGCAGTCGCGCGCCGGCATAAAGGCCGTCATCAAAGCCGTACCAGCGCTCTTTGAAAAACATGTGGCCGCTCATTTCACCTGCCAGCGGCGCGCCGGTTTCTTTCAGCTTGGTTTTGATCAGCGCATGGCCGGTGTTCCACATCAAGGGCTTGCCGCCTTGAAAGCGGATTGATTCGGCCACCCAGCGCGAACATTTCACGTCGTAAATAATTTGTGCACCGGGGTTGCGTGTCAGCACATCAGCAGCGAACAGCATCAACTGGCGGTCAGGAAAAATAATTTCACCCTCTTTGGTCACCACACCAAGGCGGTCACCGTCGCCATCAAACGCCAGGCCAAGTTCGGCATCGGTTTCGCGCAGCGCACGCTGCACATCTTTGAGATTTTCCGGCTTGGAAGGATCGGGATGGTGGTTGGGGAAGTGGCCATCCACGTCGCAGAACAACTCGGTGACTTCGCAGCCGAGACGGTGGAAGAGTTCTGGCGCAATCGCCCCGGCCACGCCGTTGCCGCTGTCAATCACAATTTTCATCGGCCGTGCCAGTTTGACATCACTCACGATGCGCTCGAGATATTGCTCACGCACGTCCGCATGGCGAAGGGTGCCTTTACCACGCGAAAAGTCGGCGCTGGTGATACGGTGGCGCAGGCTTTGAATCATCTCGCCATACAGGGTTTGCCCGGCCAGAACCATCTTGAGACCGTTGTAATCCGGCGGATTGTGGCTGCCGGTGACTGATACACAACTGTCGGTACCCAACGCATGGGCCGCGAAATAACTCAGCGGTGTGGGCACGCACCCGATGTCGATAACATCTACCCCCGTGCGCAGAATGCCTTCGGCCAGGGCGGCAGACAGTGCCGGACCAGACAGCCGGCCATCACGGCCAACGGCTATGGCCTTGACACCTTGGTCACGCGCCTCGCTACCCAGTGCTTGACCAATCAAACGCACCACGTCTTCAGTCAACGTTTTATCGACAATGCCGCGAATGTCATAGGCTTTAAAAATCTCGGGGGCAGGGTTTTTCATCTTGAATAAATAAAGCGCAGGGGGAGGATTCAATTATGGCATGCGCAGATTACATGCAATGTGACGATCAAAATAAGCCAGCAAACGCTGCGGTAGCCAAGTCATGTTGCCTGGCCACGCGCCCTGCACAAACCCCACGTGACCGCCTTGCGCAGGAAAATCCGGCGTCACCGCCCGGGGCAAATCATTCGCGGCTGGCAAGGCGCTGAGGGGGAAAAACGGATCATCGTGCGCGTGCAACAGCAGCGTGGGCGTGTTGATCACGCCCAACAAAGGCCCGGCGCTTGCGCGGGCGTAATAATCCGTGGCATTGTGAAAACCATGCAGCGGCGCGGTGACCGCTTCGTCAAATTCACGCAGCGTGCGGCTGCGTTTGATTGCGGCAACATCGATCAGACCAGGGAATCGCACCGCTTTTTCGAGCGCTTTCGGAACCAGGCTACGTAAAAAATAGCAGGCGTACGCGCGCTTGATCCCGCGCGCAAGCTCGCCTTCTGCAGCAGCTAAATCCAGCGGTGCGCTGACTGTAGCAGCCGCCGTGAGCAGGCGAGTCGCTTCGCCGCTATGTGCGTTTTCCGCCAGCCATTTGAGCAAGGCATTGCCGCCGAGTGATACACCGGCCACAAATAGTGCGGGCCAATGCAGCGCATGTATCCGGCGCAAAATCCAGTTAATTTCTTCGGCATCGCCTGAATGGTATGCACGTGGCAGGCGATTAGGCTCGCCAGAGCAACCACGAAAATGCACCACGACCCCATGCCAACCGCGCGCGTGTATGGCGCGCATCAGGCCGCGTGCGTAGGCGCTGTTTGAGCTGCCCTCCAGCCCATGGAACAACACGATGCAGGGCTGGCCTGGCGCACCGTCTATCCAATCCAGATCGATGAAATCGCCATCCGGCGTATCCCAGCGTTGCCGGCGATAGCGAGGCAGCGGCCCTTTGATGAGTAAAGGCCAGATGGTCTGCCGATGTGCGCCACGTAACCAGCGCGCCGCTTGAAAACGTGGCACGCGGATGGTGGGGTCAGGAAGGTTCATCAGCGAAAAATCAGCGTAAGTTTGGTGTAAAACGCAGACAAAAACTCAGTGCAAAACTTTCGGCATCTCGTGCTGGCTATCTGGCGGTGCAGGTGAGGCATGATGCCCGACCATGCGCCAGCCCAATGCGCCGCGGGTATAGATATTTGTCGCAGCGACCGGTGCGGCAATACTCTCGTCCCCCGCATGACTGAAATGTTCCAGCACATGGGTAATCACCGCGAAGGGAGTGACAAAAGCCACTTGCTGCACCACCCGCAAACTTAACCGGCCGCTATGCGAAAAAATGCGCTGCCAGGCTTCGCGCACGGCACGGTAGCCTATGAGCGCAGGCCCACCAGGATGAACGCAGACGATCTCTTCGTCTTCAGACCAGACACGCATCATGGCTTCCAGATCTCCCGTTTCCAGCGCTTCATAGAAGGCGCTTTCAGCATCTTGCGGGGTGGAATAAATTGTATTGTCGGACGGGCTCACGAGGGTAGGTACTTGATTACGTTATCCGGCTTGAGCCCGTTCAGGCAATCGAGATGCCCAAGCGGGCATTCTCGTTTGAAGCAGGGACTACAGGGCAAATTCTGTCGGACAATTTGCGCAACGGGCGACAGCGGCGGCGTATAAGTCGGCGAAGATGAACCATACAGGGCGACAAGGGGGCGACCCAGGGCGGCGGCCACATGCATCAGGCCGGAATCATTCGTCACCACAGCGCGTGCGGTAGCGATCAGGTCAATAGCCTGGTCGAGCGATGTCTGTCCACACAAATTGATCGCCGCACCGCCCGAAGCCTGCACGATCTGCTCACCGATGGTCACATCTTTACCAGAGCCTAGCAGCCAGACCGGAGTATCAGGGGAAACAATACGCCGTGCCAGCGTCGCAAAATGCCAGGTGGGCCAGCGCTTGGCGGGCCCATATTCTGCCCCCGGGCAAAAAATCACCGGCGCACTTTGTTCGGGCAGGCCCAACGTGCGACGCACGGCCCCCTGTTGCGCCGGGGAAGACTGTAGCACAGGGCGCGGCAGCGTGTCAGGCAGCGGGCCGATCAAAGCGGCATAACGCTGCGCCAGTTGTGGATGCAGGGAGGTATCGAGCCGATGCCGCTCGGTGAGCAAACCGTAGCGCGCCTCGCCGTGATAACCAATACGGTGAGGAATACCCGCAAAAAAAGGCACCAGCGCCGACTTCCATGCGTTTGGCAACACGTAGGCATGCGAAAACTCGGCCAGCGCCGAGTTTTCCCTGATTCGGCGGCCGAGTGCGCGGCGTGCCCAAAAACTAAACTCGCCATGCGCAAACGGGCTGGTAATGGTGGCATCCACTTCGGCCATGCGCGCTAGCAACGGTGCAGACCAAACCGGCGCCAACACCTCAATGCGAGCTGTCGGATGCTGCTGTTTAAGCAGTGTCAGCAGCGGCTGCGACAACACGGTGTCGCCAATCCAGGAGGGTGCGACAACGAGAATTTTCACGCGCGCGATATCACCCGTGATGGCCGCTGGGCCGCGCGCCGGTAAAACGGTACAGCGTGCCGCAATAGGGGCAGGCCGCTTCACCCAGCGGCGCTTTGAGCACATCAAGGTAAATCCGCGGATGCCGCGCCCACAGCGGCGAGCCAGGGCGCGGGCAGGCTAGTGGCAGATCTTTTGCGGTGATAGTGACTTCGCGCTGACTATCATCCTTGTTGTCATCCGGAGCGGTCATGGTAAGAACCTCAAACAGGTGTGAGCCAATCGGCGTGGGCGGGCACCCGGCCGTTGACCACGTCGAAAAACAGACTTTGCAGGCGCGTTGTAATCGGGCCACGCACCCCCGCACCAATTGTGCGGTTATCCAGCTCGCGGATTGGCGTGACTTCAGCTGCGGTGCCGGTGAAGAACGCTTCATCGGCAATGTAGAGATCGTCGCGCGTCAACCGTTTGGCAACCACTCTGTAGCCCAGTTCATTGGCCAAAGCAATCACCGAACCACGCGTGATACCAATCAGCGCCGAAGCAATTTCTGGCTCGTAGATCACGCCATCCTTGACCATGAAAAGATTTTCCCCAGCCCCTTCGGCGACAAAACCGTCAACGTCCAGCAGCAAGGCTTCATCGTAACCATCTTCTGTCGCTTCCATGTTGGCCAGAATGGAATTGGCATAGGTGCCAGAAAATTTCGCACGTGACATATTCACGTTAACATGATGCCGCGCATGGCTTGAGGTTTTGACGCGGATGCCTTTTTCCATGCCATCTTCGCCAAGATAGGCACCCCAAGGCCAGGCGGCAATGGCCACATGGGTTTGCGCGCCACGCGGCGAGACACCCATTTTTTCCGAGCCATAAAACGCAATCGGGCGGATATAGCAGGATTCCAGCTGATTAGCGCGCACCACTTCTTTTTGCGCTTCCATCAACGTCGCTTTATCCCACGGCATAGGCATGCGGTAGATGTGCGCTGAATTAAACAAGCGGTCCGTATGCTCTTGCAAACGGAAAATGGCTGTACCAGAAACGGTTTTGTACGCACGCACGCCTTCAAATACAGCAAGACCATAATGCAGCGAATGGGTCAAAACGTGGGTGTTGGCTTCACGCCAGGGGACGAGCTTTCCGTCGTACCAGATGAAGCCGTCGCGGTCGGCCATGGACATGGGGGATCTCCAGCAATCGGTTAGTTGAAGCTTGGATTTTAACAGGGGCGTTAAAATACGCCTATCACTAATCATCACAATCGCTCGATGAACTGTCCCTGGAAGCCTAATGTGACCGTTGCCGCGCTCATAGAACGTGCCGGGCAATTTTTAATGGTCGAAGAAGAAACCGCTGACGGTCTGCGTTTTAATCAACCAGCCGGCCATCTCGATGAGGGCGAATCACTCATCGCCGCCTGCACGCGCGAAGCGCTGGAAGAAACCGCCTGGGGCTTTACACCCACAGCATTGATCGGAATTTACCAATGGCCCCGCCCACAACGGGACATCACCTATCTGCGCTTTGCCTTCGCCGGCGTATTGGGTGAGCATGACGCACACCGAGCGCTCGATACCGGCATCGTGCGCGCAGTATGGATGACGCCTGACGAGATTCATGCTACCCAAGCCCATCATCGCAGCCCGTTAATCTGGCAATGCGTGACGGATTATCTGAGTGGCCAACGGTTTCCGCTGGAAATTATTCGGCATTACGAATAACTGCCGAAATTACTGCACCTGCCTCCATGTGTCGTTTGCTTTTCTTACTTGTGCTTTTGACGACATCGTCATACGCCGATGAATCTGTTTCCATCTGTTTTAATTACGGTTGCGCCACGCAATCCACTGTGAAATTTTCTTCACAACAATTAAACAGCGTCGCACAGATCTTAGCCGCTGCACACAATGCGGCCGAAGAACGTACTCTGCTGGCGCAAGTGATCGGGGTGCTTTATGCCTGGGCGGGAGAGCAGACGCCCATTCATGCCGACCATGGCGGAAATTTCGCCGACGCAGGCGTGCAAGGAGCCATGGATTGTATTGATCACTCGACCACAACCACGCGATTTCTCCGCTTGCTTGAACAACGCGATGCGCTACACTTTCATCACGTCATCGCCGCGACTCGGCGCGGCTGGATATTTCAGCATTTCACAGCAACCATAGAAGAAATGCCGCTTGCCGCAATGAACGCGACATCGGTTGCGACAACACAGCGGCCACGCTTTGCCGTAGATAGCTGGTACGTGGATAACGGCAAACCGGCGATTGTTTTGCCGCTCGCCGAATGGTTTAACTATGGAGGTCCTGGTGCCTAAAAGTAATAAAGGAAAAATAGTTGTTGGTCTATCTGGCGGCGTAGATTCAGCAGTAGCCGCTTTGCTGCTCAAACAACAAGGCTATGAGGTGATTGGCCTCTTCATGAAAAACTGGGAAGGTGATGATACGGATGAGTACTGTTCATCCCGCCAGGACCTGGTAGATGCCGCTGCAGTTGCCGATGTCATTGGCATAGAGTTTGAAGCAGTCAATTTTTCTGCCGAATATCGAGAACGGGTGTTTGCAGAGTTTCTGCGTGAGTATCAGGCAGGCCGCACGCCCAATCCTGATGTGCTGTGTAACTCAGAGATCAAATTCAAAGCATTTCTTGATCATGCCCTGGCCCTGGGCGCAGAAAAAATTGCTACGGGGCATTATGCTCAGGTGAGGCAATTTCTGGGTGAATGGCAACTGCTCAAAGCGGAAGACGGCACGAAGGATCAAAGTTATTTTCTGCACCGGCTCAATCAGGCACAACTGGCGAAGTCGTTATTTCCGATCGGCCATCTGTATAAGCGCGATGTGCGAAAAATAGCTGCTGAGGCGGGGTTACCGAATCATGCACGCAAAGATTCCACCGGCATTTGCTTTATTGGCGAGCGGCCTTTTCGTGAATTTCTTGCGCGCTATATACCCAAGCAACCCGGTGAAATACGAATTTTTGGCACAGATCAGGTCATTGGCAGCCATGAAGGTCTAACGTATTACACCTTGGGACAACGCGAAGGCTTAAGAGTTGGCGGGGTCAAAAATGCCCCTGAAGCCCCTTGGTTCGTGGCCAGCAAAGACATGAGCCACAATATTCTCTACGTCGTACAGGGCCACGACCACCCAGTTTTATTCTCGCAAAGCCTTGTGGCAACTGATCTTTCGTGGATTTCCAACAGGCCGCCGCACACCCATTGGGTGTATGCAGCCAAAACCCGTTATCGGCAACCCGATGCAGCTTGCCAGATCGAGCGGCTCTCCAACGCTGAATGCGAGGTTGTTTTTGCTGCACCGCAATGGGCTGTCACACCGGGACAATCTGTTGTAGTCTACGAATCATGTGTTTGCCTAGGGGGGGGAATCATTGCAAAAAACCTTAC contains the following coding sequences:
- a CDS encoding hydrolase; translated protein: MNLPDPTIRVPRFQAARWLRGAHRQTIWPLLIKGPLPRYRRQRWDTPDGDFIDLDWIDGAPGQPCIVLFHGLEGSSNSAYARGLMRAIHARGWHGVVVHFRGCSGEPNRLPRAYHSGDAEEINWILRRIHALHWPALFVAGVSLGGNALLKWLAENAHSGEATRLLTAAATVSAPLDLAAAEGELARGIKRAYACYFLRSLVPKALEKAVRFPGLIDVAAIKRSRTLREFDEAVTAPLHGFHNATDYYARASAGPLLGVINTPTLLLHAHDDPFFPLSALPAANDLPRAVTPDFPAQGGHVGFVQGAWPGNMTWLPQRLLAYFDRHIACNLRMP
- a CDS encoding NUDIX hydrolase; this encodes MNCPWKPNVTVAALIERAGQFLMVEEETADGLRFNQPAGHLDEGESLIAACTREALEETAWGFTPTALIGIYQWPRPQRDITYLRFAFAGVLGEHDAHRALDTGIVRAVWMTPDEIHATQAHHRSPLIWQCVTDYLSGQRFPLEIIRHYE
- a CDS encoding zinc-finger domain-containing protein, producing MTAPDDNKDDSQREVTITAKDLPLACPRPGSPLWARHPRIYLDVLKAPLGEAACPYCGTLYRFTGARPSGHHG
- a CDS encoding YybH family protein; its protein translation is MSPSDNTIYSTPQDAESAFYEALETGDLEAMMRVWSEDEEIVCVHPGGPALIGYRAVREAWQRIFSHSGRLSLRVVQQVAFVTPFAVITHVLEHFSHAGDESIAAPVAATNIYTRGALGWRMVGHHASPAPPDSQHEMPKVLH
- a CDS encoding group I truncated hemoglobin, whose amino-acid sequence is MKKITLVLLSTVFSFNVYAAVGTDYTQPYTNDQLYFEFGKKEGLVNIVDDFMINLLADPRTRTSFEKFDQARIKAQLVEQFCEILGGPCKYAGAQMKPIHASLNIDKAQFNALVEALQKAMDKHQVSFDTQNKLLAKLAPMHRDIITR
- the mnmA gene encoding tRNA 2-thiouridine(34) synthase MnmA → MPKSNKGKIVVGLSGGVDSAVAALLLKQQGYEVIGLFMKNWEGDDTDEYCSSRQDLVDAAAVADVIGIEFEAVNFSAEYRERVFAEFLREYQAGRTPNPDVLCNSEIKFKAFLDHALALGAEKIATGHYAQVRQFLGEWQLLKAEDGTKDQSYFLHRLNQAQLAKSLFPIGHLYKRDVRKIAAEAGLPNHARKDSTGICFIGERPFREFLARYIPKQPGEIRIFGTDQVIGSHEGLTYYTLGQREGLRVGGVKNAPEAPWFVASKDMSHNILYVVQGHDHPVLFSQSLVATDLSWISNRPPHTHWVYAAKTRYRQPDAACQIERLSNAECEVVFAAPQWAVTPGQSVVVYESCVCLGGGIIAKNLTLNA
- the waaF gene encoding lipopolysaccharide heptosyltransferase II — translated: MKILVVAPSWIGDTVLSQPLLTLLKQQHPTARIEVLAPVWSAPLLARMAEVDATITSPFAHGEFSFWARRALGRRIRENSALAEFSHAYVLPNAWKSALVPFFAGIPHRIGYHGEARYGLLTERHRLDTSLHPQLAQRYAALIGPLPDTLPRPVLQSSPAQQGAVRRTLGLPEQSAPVIFCPGAEYGPAKRWPTWHFATLARRIVSPDTPVWLLGSGKDVTIGEQIVQASGGAAINLCGQTSLDQAIDLIATARAVVTNDSGLMHVAAALGRPLVALYGSSSPTYTPPLSPVAQIVRQNLPCSPCFKRECPLGHLDCLNGLKPDNVIKYLPS
- a CDS encoding branched-chain amino acid transaminase → MSMADRDGFIWYDGKLVPWREANTHVLTHSLHYGLAVFEGVRAYKTVSGTAIFRLQEHTDRLFNSAHIYRMPMPWDKATLMEAQKEVVRANQLESCYIRPIAFYGSEKMGVSPRGAQTHVAIAAWPWGAYLGEDGMEKGIRVKTSSHARHHVNVNMSRAKFSGTYANSILANMEATEDGYDEALLLDVDGFVAEGAGENLFMVKDGVIYEPEIASALIGITRGSVIALANELGYRVVAKRLTRDDLYIADEAFFTGTAAEVTPIRELDNRTIGAGVRGPITTRLQSLFFDVVNGRVPAHADWLTPV
- a CDS encoding phosphomannomutase/phosphoglucomutase; the encoded protein is MKNPAPEIFKAYDIRGIVDKTLTEDVVRLIGQALGSEARDQGVKAIAVGRDGRLSGPALSAALAEGILRTGVDVIDIGCVPTPLSYFAAHALGTDSCVSVTGSHNPPDYNGLKMVLAGQTLYGEMIQSLRHRITSADFSRGKGTLRHADVREQYLERIVSDVKLARPMKIVIDSGNGVAGAIAPELFHRLGCEVTELFCDVDGHFPNHHPDPSKPENLKDVQRALRETDAELGLAFDGDGDRLGVVTKEGEIIFPDRQLMLFAADVLTRNPGAQIIYDVKCSRWVAESIRFQGGKPLMWNTGHALIKTKLKETGAPLAGEMSGHMFFKERWYGFDDGLYAGARLLEIVSRWPDANWPLKHLPTALSTPEINIKMNEGEPHRLVARLQKSGRFPTARELITIDGVRAEYADGFGLVRASNTTPVVVLRFEADAKKALKRIQKEFKTALEAAWPGIKTDFGS
- a CDS encoding DUF3034 family protein, which gives rise to MRKNRWAKKVGQSLLVIGLTAVATGSSVSAMADTGDKLLLTGGVSQVEGAAGGGLTPWAFIGGYGTDDQIGGNTFATVVKTGDFRLNTWGALVGIHDRVELSYAKQRFDTLAAGAKLGIGQGFIFTQDVYGIKVRVAGDGVLEQDNRMPQISVGLQHKQNNRGALVRALGAKDDEGTDYYVTATKLILDHNLLLNGTVRMTKANQMGILGFGGDKSNGYRAQTEVSAAWLVNKSVAIGAEYRTKPDNLSFAHEDDWFDVFVAWAPTKNVSLTMAYADLGDIATIKKQRGAYASVQIGF